A genomic segment from Flavobacterium sp. 9R encodes:
- a CDS encoding PIG-L family deacetylase codes for MQQSIVKTAFLLLLSTTLAFAQKPTKPNSVEIYNQIQKLNFLGSVLYVAAHPDDENTRLISYLANETKARTAYLSLTRGDGGQNLIGAQLRELLGVIRTQELIEARKIDGGEQLFSRANDFGFSKNPTETLTIWDKEKVLADVVWAIRKFQPDVIINRFDHRSPGTTHGHHTASAMLSVESFNLTNNPSVYPEQLKYLQPWQAKRQFFNTSWWFYGSQEKFNAADKTNLIAMQTGVYYPNIGKSNQEIAALSRSSHQSQGFGSTGTRGEETEYLEFLNGERVPANGSLFDGIDTSWNRVKGGKAIGELLNLISKEFNHNNPAASIPKLVKAYQMMLQLDENHWSKQKATETKKIIAACAGLYLEAVAPTQETTPGSSLKLKIEAINRSAIPMVLKSVTTLPNQISTVQNATLQPNKLLNFALDLQLPETIAYTQPYWLAEEATVGMYTVSNPTEIGLPEKERDAKVVFTVSIEGVEIPFERTVVYKYNDDVKGEMYNFLDIVPEATSTFTEKVLLFTNEKSKTVGVKVKAGKDAIKGIVQLDLGKDWKINPAFIEVNLDKKGNEKTVYFTVTPPKNNQELVAKSIIVIGDKQLNKSQINIDFNHITKQQVLKNAEAKFLRVDLKTNNEKIAYIMGAGDEVPASLEQMGYQVTILKPEEITPERLATFDVVMTGVRAYNTVQALANKQSLLFDFVKEGKTMIVQYNTTDDLVTTNLAPYPLKVSRDRVTEEDAEVRFLAPNHPILNYPNKITANDFKGWKQEQGLYYPNTFDAAFTPILSSNDKGETSKNGALLVAPYGKGNYIYTGLSFFRELPEGVLGAFKLMANTISVKSETKMPAPKINN; via the coding sequence ATGCAGCAGTCAATAGTTAAAACGGCATTCCTTTTATTACTATCCACTACCCTAGCTTTTGCACAAAAACCTACAAAACCTAACTCGGTTGAAATTTACAACCAAATTCAAAAACTCAATTTTCTGGGTTCCGTACTCTATGTAGCGGCTCATCCAGATGATGAAAATACCCGATTGATTTCCTATTTAGCGAATGAAACCAAAGCCAGAACTGCTTATTTGTCGCTAACTCGAGGCGATGGTGGGCAAAATCTAATTGGTGCACAACTGCGCGAACTACTTGGAGTTATTCGTACTCAAGAACTTATCGAAGCACGAAAAATTGATGGCGGAGAGCAACTTTTTTCTAGAGCCAATGATTTTGGATTTTCTAAAAACCCTACCGAAACCTTGACGATTTGGGACAAAGAAAAAGTCCTAGCCGATGTAGTTTGGGCGATTCGTAAATTCCAACCCGATGTAATCATTAACCGTTTTGACCATCGTTCTCCAGGAACTACTCACGGACATCACACTGCTTCTGCAATGTTGAGTGTGGAGAGTTTTAATTTGACCAACAATCCTTCAGTTTATCCTGAACAGCTTAAATACCTTCAACCTTGGCAAGCCAAACGCCAGTTTTTCAATACCTCTTGGTGGTTTTATGGCTCACAAGAAAAATTTAATGCCGCGGACAAAACCAATCTAATTGCAATGCAAACTGGGGTTTATTACCCAAACATTGGAAAATCCAATCAAGAAATTGCCGCATTGAGCAGAAGTTCCCATCAATCACAAGGATTTGGAAGCACAGGAACTCGTGGTGAAGAAACGGAATATTTAGAGTTTTTAAATGGTGAAAGAGTCCCTGCTAATGGTTCTCTTTTTGATGGAATTGATACGAGCTGGAATCGTGTCAAAGGAGGAAAAGCCATTGGAGAACTTCTAAATTTGATTAGCAAAGAATTTAATCATAACAACCCTGCGGCTAGCATTCCAAAACTAGTCAAAGCCTACCAAATGATGTTACAGTTAGACGAAAATCATTGGTCGAAACAAAAAGCAACCGAAACCAAAAAAATAATTGCAGCCTGCGCTGGATTATACTTAGAAGCCGTTGCTCCAACGCAAGAAACGACACCTGGAAGTAGTTTAAAATTAAAGATAGAAGCCATCAATCGTTCTGCAATTCCGATGGTTTTAAAAAGTGTGACTACATTGCCCAACCAAATCTCAACGGTACAGAATGCAACTTTACAACCTAACAAACTGCTCAACTTTGCCCTTGATTTGCAACTACCAGAAACCATAGCCTACACACAACCGTATTGGTTGGCTGAAGAAGCTACTGTGGGAATGTACACTGTGAGTAATCCAACTGAAATTGGACTACCCGAAAAAGAAAGAGATGCAAAAGTCGTGTTTACTGTAAGCATTGAAGGTGTTGAAATTCCCTTTGAACGTACAGTAGTTTACAAATACAATGATGATGTAAAAGGAGAAATGTACAATTTCTTGGATATCGTTCCAGAAGCCACATCAACCTTTACCGAAAAAGTTTTGTTGTTTACCAATGAAAAAAGCAAAACCGTTGGTGTGAAAGTCAAAGCTGGTAAAGATGCAATAAAAGGAATCGTTCAATTGGATTTAGGAAAAGATTGGAAAATAAATCCCGCTTTTATCGAAGTAAATTTGGATAAAAAAGGGAACGAAAAAACCGTCTATTTTACCGTAACCCCACCTAAAAACAATCAAGAACTGGTAGCCAAAAGCATTATTGTTATTGGAGACAAACAATTGAACAAAAGCCAAATCAATATCGACTTTAATCATATCACTAAACAACAAGTTCTTAAAAATGCCGAGGCTAAGTTCTTGCGTGTAGATTTAAAAACCAATAATGAAAAAATCGCCTACATTATGGGCGCTGGCGATGAGGTTCCAGCGAGCTTAGAGCAAATGGGCTATCAAGTCACTATTTTGAAACCCGAAGAAATTACTCCAGAGCGTTTGGCTACGTTTGATGTGGTGATGACAGGAGTTCGAGCCTACAATACCGTTCAAGCTCTGGCCAACAAACAATCGCTTTTATTTGATTTTGTAAAAGAGGGTAAAACAATGATTGTTCAGTACAACACGACCGATGATTTAGTGACCACCAACCTTGCGCCTTATCCGCTAAAAGTTTCTCGTGACCGAGTAACGGAAGAAGATGCCGAAGTTCGTTTCTTGGCTCCTAATCATCCGATTTTGAATTATCCTAATAAGATTACAGCCAATGATTTCAAAGGCTGGAAACAAGAACAAGGATTGTACTATCCTAATACGTTTGATGCTGCCTTCACTCCTATCTTATCCTCTAATGACAAAGGCGAAACTTCAAAAAACGGGGCTTTATTAGTAGCACCTTACGGAAAAGGCAACTATATTTACACTGGATTAAGCTTTTTTAGAGAACTACCCGAAGGCGTTCTTGGTGCTTTTAAATTGATGGCCAATACCATTTCTGTAAAATCAGAAACCAAAATGCCTGCTCCAAAAATTAACAACTAA
- a CDS encoding alpha/beta hydrolase → MLIIYDFTPRITIFTDNITTLESLLIYAMKTILYQSDYLGNGFEFATINQPDDYEGKVVATVIRKQCSMPSNKAVLYVHGFNDYFFQSEMAQKFNEKGFHFYAVDLRKYGRSTLHHQKINNMRSLTEYFTDLDEALAIMRQEGNEQVLLSGHSTGGLLVTLYASERVGNEKFDAIFCNSPFYDMNMPGYQKRLLVPLVALFGKYFPDVLLPGKISEWYGHSLHGEKKGEWDYNLAWKPHLVPALNAGWISAIHQGHKKIKNGVILTRPILVMHSHQSIYSNDWNASFFEGDAILNVKDIKAGAERIVAPKRTIIEIEGGMHDLILSPLQVREQVYFSLFEWLKQIIK, encoded by the coding sequence ATGCTGATTATTTATGATTTTACACCACGCATTACTATTTTTACTGATAATATCACTACTTTAGAGTCACTTCTTATTTATGCTATGAAAACAATATTGTATCAATCAGATTATTTAGGAAACGGATTTGAGTTTGCGACTATTAACCAACCCGATGATTATGAAGGTAAAGTCGTTGCAACTGTAATCAGAAAACAGTGCAGTATGCCGAGCAACAAAGCGGTGTTATATGTACATGGTTTTAATGATTATTTCTTTCAGTCGGAGATGGCTCAAAAATTTAATGAAAAAGGATTTCATTTTTATGCTGTTGATTTGCGTAAATACGGACGTTCTACTTTGCACCATCAAAAGATTAATAACATGCGTAGCTTAACAGAATATTTTACCGATTTGGATGAAGCTTTAGCTATAATGCGACAAGAAGGCAATGAACAAGTTTTGTTATCGGGCCATTCAACAGGTGGTTTATTGGTTACCTTGTATGCTTCAGAACGAGTTGGTAATGAAAAATTTGACGCTATTTTTTGTAATAGTCCTTTTTATGATATGAATATGCCTGGCTATCAAAAGCGCTTGCTAGTTCCTCTGGTAGCGCTTTTTGGAAAGTATTTTCCAGATGTGTTACTTCCTGGAAAAATATCAGAATGGTATGGTCATAGCCTGCATGGTGAAAAGAAAGGAGAATGGGATTACAATTTGGCTTGGAAACCGCATTTGGTTCCTGCTTTAAATGCAGGTTGGATTAGTGCAATACATCAAGGGCATAAAAAAATTAAAAATGGAGTAATTCTCACCCGACCTATTTTGGTGATGCATTCTCACCAATCGATTTATAGCAATGATTGGAATGCTTCTTTTTTTGAAGGAGATGCCATTTTGAATGTAAAAGATATTAAAGCAGGAGCAGAGAGGATTGTTGCTCCAAAACGTACTATCATAGAAATAGAAGGCGGAATGCATGATTTGATTTTGTCACCCCTTCAGGTTCGGGAACAAGTATATTTTTCTTTGTTTGAGTGGTTAAAGCAAATTATAAAATGA
- a CDS encoding mechanosensitive ion channel family protein — translation MDFFNQYLKEEISTGILLLLVFLARTLIAKLIRKYAKTSEIIERRTNLVIKYINILINILAVITLILIWGVQPKDIFITISSVATVIGVAMFAQWSILSNITAGIILFFSFPFKIGDIILIHDKEYLVEGEIEDIGAFHVTIRSKEGEMVIYPNNLFFQKGISIVKKSSSDTNNEFTD, via the coding sequence ATGGACTTTTTTAATCAATATCTTAAGGAAGAAATTAGTACAGGAATACTTTTACTCCTTGTTTTTCTAGCTCGAACGTTGATTGCAAAACTAATAAGAAAGTATGCAAAAACGAGCGAAATAATTGAGAGAAGAACTAACTTGGTCATCAAGTACATTAATATATTGATTAATATTTTAGCGGTTATTACCTTAATATTAATTTGGGGAGTACAACCCAAAGATATTTTTATTACCATTTCATCAGTAGCAACAGTTATTGGTGTCGCTATGTTTGCACAATGGTCTATTTTGAGCAATATCACTGCGGGAATTATTTTGTTCTTTTCGTTTCCTTTCAAAATTGGTGATATTATTTTAATACACGACAAAGAATACCTCGTTGAGGGAGAAATTGAAGATATTGGTGCTTTTCACGTAACTATCCGGTCCAAAGAAGGTGAAATGGTTATTTATCCCAATAATTTATTTTTCCAAAAAGGAATTTCAATCGTAAAAAAGAGTTCCTCCGATACCAATAATGAATTTACAGATTAA
- a CDS encoding Maf-like protein, translating into MLKSKLSAYSIILASGSPRRQQFFKDLDLDFEIRLKEVEEIFPETLKAEEITNYLSILKANAFEDELQDNDLLITSDTIVWHKNCPLGKPKDAQEAFEILKSLSNNTHEVITSVCFKTKNKTEVISETTKVTFNALSDEAIQYYLDNYQPFDKAGAYGIQEWIGFIGVSKIEGSYTNVMGMPTDKVFDYLNKL; encoded by the coding sequence ATGCTTAAATCAAAATTGTCCGCTTATTCAATTATATTGGCTTCTGGTTCTCCAAGAAGGCAACAATTTTTTAAAGACTTAGATTTGGATTTTGAAATTCGGCTCAAAGAAGTAGAAGAAATTTTTCCAGAAACACTAAAAGCTGAAGAAATAACAAATTACCTATCTATACTGAAGGCCAATGCGTTTGAGGACGAATTACAAGATAACGACCTTCTGATTACAAGTGACACAATTGTTTGGCACAAAAATTGTCCATTAGGAAAACCGAAAGATGCACAAGAGGCCTTTGAAATTTTGAAGTCGTTATCAAACAACACACACGAGGTCATCACTTCGGTATGTTTCAAAACAAAAAACAAAACAGAAGTCATTTCGGAGACCACGAAAGTCACATTTAATGCATTGAGTGACGAAGCAATTCAATATTATTTAGACAATTACCAACCTTTTGATAAGGCGGGAGCCTATGGAATTCAAGAGTGGATTGGATTTATTGGGGTATCAAAAATAGAAGGGTCATATACTAACGTAATGGGAATGCCAACCGATAAAGTATTTGACTATCTAAACAAACTTTAA
- a CDS encoding geranylgeranylglycerol-phosphate geranylgeranyltransferase — protein sequence MKYLKVIRYQNLVLLALMQLILRFGFLNEQNCDLALTNFQYILLVVTTLLIAAGGYVINDIFDQDTDAINKPEKVIVGKSIKESEAYNLYAGLTITGVMIGFYLSNVIDKPNFAAFFILIAASLYFYATTLKQMPVIGNLIVALILASSVIIIGVFDIFPVTNAENQRQMGQVFSILLDYAAFAFLLHLIREMVKDLEDIEGDYHQGMGTLAIRLGISKTIKVVALLSLLPIGLFLNYMYHYFVLNDLQLITIYSLVFIIAPFLYCTIKITTAKTKTEFHHISTVLKWIVFFGIFILPILNYNIQQNA from the coding sequence ATGAAATATTTAAAAGTAATACGTTATCAAAACCTGGTTTTATTAGCACTAATGCAATTAATTTTGCGTTTTGGTTTTTTGAACGAACAAAATTGCGATTTAGCATTAACTAATTTTCAGTACATTTTATTGGTAGTGACAACACTTTTGATTGCTGCAGGTGGCTATGTTATCAATGATATTTTTGACCAAGATACCGATGCCATTAACAAACCCGAAAAAGTAATTGTAGGAAAAAGTATAAAAGAAAGTGAAGCATACAATCTGTACGCTGGACTAACGATTACAGGAGTAATGATAGGTTTTTATCTCTCAAATGTGATTGACAAACCTAATTTTGCAGCATTCTTCATATTAATAGCAGCAAGTTTATATTTTTATGCAACAACATTAAAACAAATGCCAGTAATAGGTAATTTAATAGTAGCTTTGATACTTGCTTCAAGCGTGATAATCATTGGTGTTTTTGATATTTTTCCAGTAACTAATGCCGAAAATCAACGCCAAATGGGACAAGTTTTTAGCATACTACTGGATTATGCCGCTTTTGCTTTCTTATTGCATCTGATTAGAGAAATGGTTAAAGATTTAGAAGATATAGAGGGAGATTACCATCAAGGAATGGGTACGTTGGCTATTCGTTTAGGCATTTCAAAAACTATCAAAGTAGTCGCTTTATTGAGTCTTCTTCCTATCGGGTTATTTCTCAATTATATGTATCACTATTTTGTTTTAAACGATTTACAACTCATCACTATTTACAGTTTGGTTTTTATTATTGCTCCTTTTTTATATTGCACTATAAAAATTACGACTGCAAAAACAAAAACCGAATTCCATCACATAAGTACCGTTCTTAAATGGATTGTATTTTTTGGAATTTTTATATTGCCTATTCTTAATTATAATATACAACAAAATGCTTAA
- the miaA gene encoding tRNA (adenosine(37)-N6)-dimethylallyltransferase MiaA, with translation MKHLITIIGPTAIGKTALSIQLAQHYNCEIISCDSRQFFKEMTIGTAVPSNEELRAAKHHFIQNKSIFENYTVGDYEREALSKINELFQTNDYVVLIGGSGLYVDAVLKGFDAFPDIDPNVRTAIQSHYETDGISYLQKQLKALDPIYYEKINNENPQTLLNPQRMMRFVEVCVGTGKPYSSFLNQQKNNRNFNPILIGLEAERAIIYDRINLRVDIMIQQGLVEEAHNLYPHKSLNALQTVGYRELFSHFDGEWDLPFAIEEIKKNTRRFSKRQLTWFKRNEHTQWFDFKTATATITDYIDSQIQQSITL, from the coding sequence ATGAAACATTTAATTACCATTATAGGACCCACAGCTATTGGCAAAACCGCTTTGAGTATTCAACTTGCGCAGCACTACAATTGCGAAATTATTTCGTGCGACAGCAGACAATTTTTCAAAGAAATGACCATAGGAACAGCCGTGCCTAGCAACGAAGAATTAAGAGCCGCTAAACACCATTTCATACAAAACAAATCCATTTTTGAGAATTATACCGTTGGAGATTACGAAAGAGAAGCCCTTTCTAAAATCAACGAATTGTTTCAAACCAATGATTATGTGGTATTAATTGGAGGCTCAGGCTTATATGTAGATGCTGTTTTAAAAGGTTTTGATGCTTTTCCAGATATAGACCCAAACGTAAGAACGGCTATTCAATCTCATTATGAAACTGATGGAATAAGCTATTTACAAAAGCAACTTAAGGCTTTAGACCCTATTTATTATGAAAAAATAAACAATGAAAATCCTCAAACATTACTCAATCCACAACGAATGATGCGCTTTGTAGAAGTTTGTGTAGGCACAGGAAAACCTTATTCTTCATTTTTAAATCAACAAAAAAACAATAGAAATTTTAACCCAATTCTAATAGGTCTCGAGGCAGAAAGAGCAATCATCTACGACAGAATCAACCTAAGAGTCGATATAATGATACAACAAGGCTTGGTAGAAGAAGCTCATAATTTATACCCTCACAAATCGTTAAACGCCTTGCAAACTGTAGGATATCGAGAACTGTTCAGTCATTTTGATGGCGAATGGGATTTACCTTTTGCTATCGAAGAAATAAAAAAGAACACCCGACGTTTTTCAAAAAGACAACTCACTTGGTTCAAAAGAAACGAACATACTCAGTGGTTTGACTTTAAAACGGCAACAGCAACAATCACTGACTATATTGATTCACAAATTCAACAAAGTATAACCCTTTAA
- a CDS encoding exonuclease domain-containing protein gives MYAILDIETTGGQFNEEGITEIAIYKFDGHEIVDQFISLVNPEIPIQPFVVKLTGINNAMLRSAPKFFEVAKRIIEITTDCVLVAHNASFDYRILRTEFRRLGYDFNLKTLCTVELSQKLLPEQPSHSLGKLVRALGIPMADRHRASGDAMATVKLFKLLLEKDVEKTIIKELIKTEIEKGIAPKLLDIVQSMPSRTGIYYIHNDKGNLIYIGKSRNIKKRINQHFTGKSNKCKKIQTEVFAVTYEETGSELIALLKESEEIKVNKPILNRAQRKSIFQLALYSEKDKNGYLNLKIQKYDGRKKEITSFSSLQEAKNTLFKITTKYHLCQKLTGLYQSKKECFQYGIKECDGACIGEITPEEYNQRVHQFLKENDFETQNMIVIDKGRNISERSAVLIENGIYKGYAFYDLNYQITNPEILKNILVPMQNNRDAKNIIQSQIRKSKTLKIIHF, from the coding sequence TTGTACGCAATACTTGACATAGAAACCACAGGAGGGCAATTTAACGAAGAAGGAATCACAGAGATTGCGATTTATAAATTTGACGGACACGAAATCGTAGACCAGTTTATAAGTCTCGTCAATCCCGAAATTCCAATTCAACCCTTTGTAGTAAAGCTTACTGGCATAAACAATGCTATGTTGCGTTCTGCTCCAAAATTTTTTGAAGTTGCCAAACGCATCATAGAAATCACCACAGACTGTGTTTTGGTCGCTCACAATGCCAGTTTTGACTACAGAATCTTAAGAACAGAATTTCGCAGATTAGGGTATGATTTCAATCTAAAAACACTTTGCACTGTTGAATTGTCTCAAAAACTATTACCCGAACAACCTTCTCATAGTTTAGGAAAATTAGTCCGAGCATTGGGAATTCCAATGGCAGATAGACATCGTGCGAGTGGCGACGCTATGGCAACCGTAAAACTCTTTAAGTTATTACTCGAAAAAGATGTCGAAAAAACAATCATAAAAGAGCTAATCAAAACCGAAATCGAAAAAGGAATCGCTCCAAAACTCTTGGATATTGTACAAAGTATGCCTTCTAGAACCGGAATTTATTACATCCATAACGACAAAGGCAACTTAATTTACATTGGCAAAAGCCGAAATATAAAAAAGAGAATCAACCAACATTTTACTGGAAAATCCAATAAGTGCAAAAAAATTCAAACCGAAGTTTTTGCCGTAACTTATGAAGAAACAGGAAGCGAATTGATTGCATTGCTTAAGGAAAGTGAAGAAATAAAAGTCAACAAACCCATATTGAACCGTGCACAACGCAAAAGTATTTTTCAATTAGCACTTTATAGTGAGAAAGATAAAAATGGTTATTTGAATCTAAAAATTCAAAAATACGATGGACGTAAAAAAGAAATCACTTCATTTTCTTCTTTGCAGGAAGCCAAAAATACCTTGTTCAAGATTACAACTAAATATCATTTGTGTCAAAAATTGACAGGCTTGTATCAATCCAAAAAAGAATGTTTTCAATACGGCATAAAAGAATGTGACGGAGCTTGCATAGGAGAAATCACACCCGAGGAATACAATCAAAGGGTACATCAATTCCTCAAAGAAAATGATTTTGAGACGCAAAATATGATTGTAATAGACAAAGGTCGCAACATCAGCGAGCGTTCCGCAGTACTTATTGAAAACGGAATTTACAAAGGATATGCTTTTTATGATTTAAATTATCAGATTACAAATCCAGAAATATTAAAAAATATTTTAGTGCCTATGCAAAACAATCGAGATGCTAAAAATATAATTCAAAGCCAAATTCGAAAAAGTAAAACACTAAAGATTATCCACTTTTAA
- a CDS encoding YggS family pyridoxal phosphate-dependent enzyme gives MAIAENLLSIKESLPENVILVAVSKTKPVTDLMEAYTAGQRIFGENKIQEMVDKWEQMPKDIEWHMIGHVQTNKVKYMAPFVTLIHGIDSLKLLEEINKQAQKNNRIIDCLLQIYIAEEESKFGLDEVELQNLLNSTSFNQMNNIRIVGLMGMATFTDNQNQIKKEFTHLKSIFDTLQKLEPKNCHLNTISMGMSGDYPLAIACGSTMVRIGSSIFGGR, from the coding sequence ATGGCAATAGCTGAAAACTTATTAAGTATAAAAGAATCGCTTCCTGAAAACGTTATACTTGTAGCGGTTTCAAAAACAAAACCCGTAACCGATTTAATGGAAGCCTACACAGCCGGGCAACGCATTTTTGGCGAAAATAAAATCCAAGAAATGGTCGACAAGTGGGAACAAATGCCTAAAGATATTGAATGGCATATGATTGGGCATGTTCAAACCAATAAGGTAAAATATATGGCTCCGTTTGTAACATTAATTCATGGAATCGATAGCTTAAAATTATTAGAAGAAATCAATAAACAAGCTCAAAAAAATAACCGAATTATAGATTGCTTATTGCAAATTTATATAGCCGAAGAAGAATCAAAATTTGGTCTGGATGAAGTAGAATTACAAAATTTACTCAACTCCACTTCTTTCAATCAAATGAACAATATTAGAATAGTTGGATTAATGGGAATGGCTACCTTTACAGATAATCAAAACCAAATCAAAAAAGAGTTTACCCATTTGAAATCTATTTTTGATACCCTACAAAAACTGGAGCCTAAAAACTGCCACCTGAATACCATCTCAATGGGAATGTCAGGCGATTATCCATTAGCTATAGCATGCGGCAGCACTATGGTTAGAATCGGAAGTAGTATCTTTGGCGGAAGATAA
- a CDS encoding M1 family metallopeptidase, protein MKKATLLLLFPAMLFAQEKTTPTPPKQQGKYDTNKFSQMYDLLATPNMFRTAAGAPGPAYYQQQADYKIDIELDDKNSRLSGAETITYYNNSPDKLEYLWLQMDQNQAAKNSQSPLAESERIETTMAPSKFANEYLKQGLDRGFKLEYVKDAKGNPMTYTVNQTMMRIDLPTPMKPGEKITFSVKWWYNINNYQQDGGRSGYEFFEKDGNKLYVIAQFYPRMAVYNDVEGWQNQQFWGSGEFALPFGNFDVNITVPADHVMEATGELLNPAEVFTAEQMKRYELAKKSFDNPVVIVTQAEAEAAEKGFSTKKKTWKFSAKNVRDFGIATSRKFIFDAMAVKLSEKTVMATSVYPKEANPLWGETSTRTVAHTLKSYSSHTFDYPYPKAVSVSAEDQGMEYPMICWNFGRPDANGVTSPQVKNGMIGVIVHEVGHNFFPMIVNSDERQWTWMDEGLNSFMEYMAEQELGTNFPSRRGPAKNIVPYMSGDQKFLEPIMSNSESIIQFGNNAYGKPATALNILRETVMGRELFDHAFKTYANRWKFKHPTPEDFFRTMEDASAFDLDWFWRGWFYSTDFVDIGINEVKQYYVTDTPTTELKNAKVRRGRFGEEKGPFVYLVEGTNAELKESDKKALKVEEFKLLADYVNEKLTAEEKASLNAPKFFYEVEFNKPGGLIMPILVELTYEDGTTENFKYPAQIWRKNNDTAKKVYATSKAIKKIQIDPKLETADIDVTNNSWPKAEVKSKFD, encoded by the coding sequence ATGAAAAAAGCTACCCTACTCCTACTCTTTCCAGCAATGCTGTTTGCCCAAGAAAAAACCACCCCAACACCACCAAAACAACAAGGTAAATACGATACCAATAAGTTCAGCCAAATGTATGATTTGTTGGCTACACCTAATATGTTTCGTACTGCAGCAGGAGCCCCAGGCCCAGCCTATTACCAACAACAAGCTGATTACAAAATAGACATCGAATTAGATGATAAAAATTCAAGATTAAGTGGTGCAGAAACCATTACTTATTACAATAATTCTCCAGACAAACTAGAATACCTTTGGTTACAAATGGACCAAAATCAAGCCGCAAAAAACTCTCAATCACCTCTTGCTGAGAGTGAACGAATTGAGACGACTATGGCTCCAAGTAAATTCGCTAATGAGTACTTAAAACAAGGTTTAGATAGAGGATTTAAGTTAGAGTATGTAAAAGATGCGAAAGGCAATCCTATGACATACACTGTAAATCAAACGATGATGCGAATTGATTTACCAACACCAATGAAACCAGGAGAAAAAATCACTTTTTCTGTAAAATGGTGGTACAACATCAACAATTACCAACAAGATGGAGGTCGTTCAGGCTATGAATTCTTTGAAAAAGATGGCAATAAATTGTATGTAATTGCACAATTTTATCCAAGAATGGCAGTTTACAATGACGTTGAAGGATGGCAAAACCAACAATTTTGGGGAAGCGGAGAATTTGCATTGCCATTTGGAAATTTTGACGTAAACATTACTGTTCCCGCTGATCACGTGATGGAAGCAACAGGTGAATTATTGAACCCCGCAGAAGTTTTTACAGCAGAGCAAATGAAACGTTACGAGCTAGCTAAAAAGAGTTTTGATAATCCAGTAGTAATCGTAACACAAGCGGAAGCGGAAGCTGCTGAAAAAGGATTCTCAACCAAAAAAAAAACGTGGAAATTTAGCGCCAAAAACGTAAGAGATTTTGGAATTGCCACTTCTAGAAAATTCATTTTTGATGCAATGGCAGTAAAACTTAGTGAAAAAACTGTAATGGCTACTTCAGTATATCCAAAAGAAGCCAATCCATTATGGGGAGAGACTTCAACTAGAACCGTTGCTCATACTTTAAAAAGCTATTCATCACATACTTTTGATTATCCTTATCCAAAAGCAGTATCTGTTTCTGCAGAAGACCAAGGAATGGAATACCCAATGATTTGTTGGAATTTTGGTCGTCCAGACGCAAATGGCGTAACGAGTCCACAAGTAAAAAATGGAATGATTGGTGTAATTGTTCACGAGGTAGGACATAACTTCTTCCCTATGATTGTTAACTCTGACGAACGTCAGTGGACTTGGATGGATGAAGGATTGAACTCTTTTATGGAATATATGGCGGAGCAAGAATTAGGTACTAATTTCCCATCCAGAAGAGGGCCAGCAAAAAATATTGTTCCTTATATGAGTGGAGACCAAAAATTCTTAGAGCCAATTATGAGTAACTCTGAAAGTATTATTCAATTTGGAAATAATGCTTACGGAAAACCAGCAACGGCATTGAATATTTTGAGAGAAACAGTTATGGGTCGTGAATTATTCGATCATGCTTTCAAAACTTATGCAAACCGTTGGAAATTTAAACATCCAACTCCAGAAGACTTTTTCAGAACGATGGAAGACGCTTCTGCATTTGACTTAGACTGGTTTTGGAGAGGTTGGTTTTACTCAACCGATTTTGTTGACATAGGAATAAATGAAGTAAAACAATATTATGTAACTGATACTCCAACTACCGAATTAAAAAACGCAAAAGTTCGTAGAGGTCGTTTTGGTGAAGAAAAAGGACCATTTGTGTACTTAGTTGAAGGAACAAATGCTGAATTAAAAGAATCAGATAAAAAAGCATTGAAAGTTGAAGAATTCAAGTTACTAGCTGACTATGTAAATGAAAAATTGACTGCAGAAGAAAAAGCAAGTCTAAATGCACCTAAATTCTTTTATGAAGTAGAATTCAACAAGCCTGGTGGGTTGATTATGCCTATTTTAGTAGAATTAACTTATGAGGATGGTACTACTGAAAACTTTAAATATCCAGCACAAATTTGGAGAAAAAATAATGATACTGCCAAAAAAGTATACGCTACTTCAAAAGCAATTAAAAAAATACAAATCGACCCAAAATTAGAAACTGCAGACATTGATGTTACCAACAACAGTTGGCCAAAAGCAGAAGTAAAATCAAAATTTGATTAA